A single genomic interval of Lathyrus oleraceus cultivar Zhongwan6 chromosome 7, CAAS_Psat_ZW6_1.0, whole genome shotgun sequence harbors:
- the LOC127101475 gene encoding defensin Ec-AMP-D1, which translates to MERKTLSFLFMLFLLLAADFTVKTAEARKCVSQSHRFHGPCLRDSNCVTVCLGEGFTGGNCHGFRRRCFCSRFC; encoded by the exons ATGGAAAGGAAAACACTCAGCTTTTTGTTCATGCTCTTCCTTCTCTTAGCAGCTG ATTTTACGGTGAAGACAGCAGAGGCGAGAAAGTGTGTGTCTCAAAGCCACAGGTTTCACGGACCATGTTTGAGGGACAGCAACTGTGTAACGGTATGCTTGGGAGAAGGATTCACTGGCGGCAATTGTCACGGCTTTCGCCGCCGCTGTTTTTGCAGTAGGTTTTGTTAG